A window from Neodiprion fabricii isolate iyNeoFabr1 chromosome 2, iyNeoFabr1.1, whole genome shotgun sequence encodes these proteins:
- the LOC124176209 gene encoding endoplasmic reticulum transmembrane helix translocase: protein MVTISETRVDELVQSVTLHVPRKLLFNGYILPFVVLQAVWIYSWIFIYGIDEYYDAGLVGIAAIGLLQIFVCLCCQWSVHVQSFLNCSFTNDPYKAKVAKVVPTPNNGSSELVVLHHSSSQEPWFIFQKTKYSWDPDKKIFKGLEFPVANAIQHYNSWKGYQDAEEVTAAEEKYGRNNLDMVVPEFRELFKERAIAPFFVFQVFCVALWCLDKYWYYSIFTLIMLIMFECTLVQQQLRNMAEIRKMGNKPYMIMVYRNRRWRTIFTDQLVPGDIVSITRSQNDNLVPCDMLLLRGPCIVDESMLTGESVPQMKEPVEGLEGNRDLNIDGDSKLHVLFGGTKVVQHTSPGKSTTGLRATDNGCVAYVLRTGFSTSQGKLLRTILFGVKRVTANNLETFGFILFLLIFAVAAAAYVWIKGSEDPTRNKYKLFLECTLILTSVVPPELPIELSLAVNTSLLALSKLGVYCTEPFRIPFAGKVEICCFDKTGTLTSDDLVVEGIAGMNGKSDVIPLSKCPAESVQVLATCHSLVQLDDGIVGDPLEKATLSAVDWNLTKGDVVITKKGKNPGLKIFQRHHFSSALKRMSVVAGYITPGSTEPHYIVTVKGAPETLKSMFSSTPENYDSTYLSLSRRGARVLALGHRTLPFPLSAQELRDMTRDQLESELTFAGFVIISCPLKTDSKAVIKEIINASHSVVMITGDNPLTACHVGRELHFTKKTATLILTQTSSGWIWESVDQTKNLQLNSKNDGKKGKELWKDYSLCITGEGLTFLKENYKDLLYQLLPHIAIFARFAPKQKEFVITALQELGYTTLMCGDGTNDVGALKHAQVGVAIISNAPERLPVEKRESPASPSVVNGPRTNSRHANNTQAKIQKILKELEEQDQSQLVKLGDASIAAPFTSKLSSIQCICHVIKQGRCTLVTTLQMFKILALNALVLAYSQSVLYLDGIKFSDAQATLQGLLAASCFLFISRSKPLKTLSKQRPLPNIFNLYTILTVLLQFAVHFICLIFLVREAAIRSPRNDTLATLLAPNDDTGISSSSSEDDEDGEPFQADLVNSTVYIISMALQISTFAINYRGHPYMESLSENKALLYSVVGSSLCILGLACGFLPEISAQFEIVDFPEDFRLILVQVLFADFLFAYIVDRVCRWLFGEGKYQKL from the exons ATGGTTACGATATCTGAAACACGGGTAGATGAACTCGTGCAGAGTGTCACCCTGCACGTACCTCGCAAATTGTTATTTAATGGTTACATATTGCCGTTTGTCGTCCTACAAGCCGTGTGGATTTACAgttggatttttatttatggTATCGACGAATATTACGATGCTGGTTTGGTGGGCATTGCGGCTATCGGATTGTTACAGATTTTCGTCTGCCTATGTTGTCAGTGGTCAGTCCACGTGCAAAGTTTTCTAAACTGCAGCTTT ACAAACGATCCTTACAAAGCTAAAGTAGCCAAAGTTGTTCCGACACCGAATAACGGAAGTTCAGAGCTTGTTGTACTACATCACAGCAGTAGTCAAGAGCCATGGTTCATTTTCCAAAAGACTAAGTACTCATGGGATCCAGATAAGAAGATATTCAAGGGCTTAGAGTTTCCTGTTGCAAATGCTATTCAGCATTATAATAGTTGGAAGGGCTATCAGGATGCAGAGGAAGTTACAGCCGCcgaagaaaaatatggtaGAAACAA TCTCGATATGGTTGTACCTGAATTTAGGGAGCTTTTTAAGGAGCGTGCCATTGCTCCGTTTTTTGTGTTTCAAGTATTCTGCGTCGCACTGTGGTGCCTTGACAAATATTGGTATTACAGCATATTCACTCTAATTATGCTTATCATGTTTGAGTGCACGTTGGTTCAGCAGCAACTTAGAAACATGGCAGAAATTCGTAAAATGGGTAATAAGCCATACATGATAATG GTATACAGGAACAGAAGGTGGCGAACTATATTTACTGATCAACTGGTTCCTGGCGATATTGTTTCCATTACACGATCACAGAATGACAATCTAGTTCCATGCGACATGCTTTTATTGAGAGGTCCTTGCATTGTTGACGAGAGCATGTTGACTG GAGAGTCAGTACCACAAATGAAAGAACCTGTCGAGGGACTTGAAGGAAACAGAGATTTGAACATCGATGGGGATAGTAAACTACATGTTTTGTTCGGTGGCACCAAAGTGGTCCAGCATACGTCCCCTGGGAAAAGTACAACAGGCCTTAGAG CAACCGACAATGGCTGTGTGGCCTATGTTTTGCGAACTGGCTTTTCAACGTCACAGGGAAAACTATTAAGGACCATTCTCTTTGGAGTGAAACGAGTAACGGCAAACAACTTGGAGACATTtggctttattttatttctattgaTCTTCGCAGTTGCAGCTGCTGCATATGTTTGGATTAAAG GAAGTGAAGATCCGACAAGAAATAAGTACAAATTGTTTCTCGAGTGTACTCTCATTCTCACATCGGTTGTGCCACCAGAATTGCCAATAGAATTGTCCCTGGCAGTCAACACATCACTACTGGCCTTATCTAAACTAG GAGTCTACTGTACGGAGCCTTTCAGAATTCCATTTGCTGGAAAGGTAGAAATTTGCTGTTTTGACAAAACTGGAACTTTAACGAGTGACGATTTGGTTGTAGAAGGAATTGCAGGAATGAA tGGGAAGTCTGATGTAATACCTTTATCTAAGTGTCCTGCAGAGAGTGTACAAGTATTGGCAACTTGCCATTCCTTGGTTCAATTGGATGATGGAATAGTCGGAGATCCTCTTGAGAAAGCTACTCTATCTGCAGTAGATTGGAATCTTACAAAAG GCGATGTTGTTATCacaaagaagggaaaaaacccaggattgaaaattttccaaaggCACCATTTTTCCTCCGCGTTGAAGAGAATGTCAGTTGTAGCTGGTTACATAACTCCTGGTTCTACAGAGCCGCATTATATCGTAACTGTTAAAGGAGCACCAGAGACACTTAAATCAATG TTTTCATCAACACCAGAAAATTATGACTCTACTTATTTATCGTTATCTCGACGTGGCGCACGGGTCCTCGCACTAGGTCATCGCACTCTTCCATTCCCGCTGTCTGCTCAGGAACTAAGAGACATGACTCGGGACCAGTTGGAGTCAGAATTAACGTTTGCCGGATTTGTGATAATTAGCTGCCCACTAAAGACTGATTCAAAAGCTGTTATAAAAGAGATCATAAATGCATCTCATTCg GTAGTTATGATAACAGGTGACAATCCACTAACTGCTTGCCATGTTGGCCGAGAattacattttacaaaaaagaCTGCAACATTGATATTAACACAAACTTCTAGCGGGTGGATATGGGAAAGTGTGGATCAGACGAAAAACTTGCAActaaattcgaaaaatgatGGCAAGAAGGGCAAAGAGCTTTGGAAAGATTATTCACTATGTATTACTGGCGAG GGTTTGACGTTtctaaaagaaaattacaaagatTTACTGTATCAACTACTACCGCATATAGCAATATTTGCACGGTTTGCTCCAAAGCAGAAGGAATTCGTTATAACTGCTTTGCAAGAATTGGGGTACACGACACTGATGTGTGGCGATGGAACAAATGATGTGGGGGCTCTGAAACACGCTCAAGTCG GCGTTGCCATCATTTCAAATGCACCGGAGAGACTTCCGGTTGAAAAACGAGAAAGCCCTGCCTCTCCTAGCGTGGTTAATGGTCCAAGAACCAATTCCAGACACGCGAATAATACACAGGCAAAGATTCAGAAAATCCTTAAGGAATTAGAGGAACAAGATCAATCGCAATTAGTGAAATTGGGGGACGCATCTATAGCTGCTCCTTTCACCAGTAAACTGTCATCGATTCAGTGCA TTTGCCACGTGATAAAGCAGGGTCGTTGCACCTTAGTCACAACACTGCAAATGTTCAAAATTCTTGCTTTGAACGCTCTTGTTCTTGCTTACAGTCAGTCGGTTCTGTATTTAGATGGAATTAAATTCAGTGATGCTCAAGCTACTCTGCAAGGACTATTAGCAGCCTCATGTTTCTTATTCATCTCAAGATCAAAACCACTCAAGACATTGTCCAAGCAAAGGCCGTTGcccaatatttttaatttatacacaatttTAACGGTGCTACTTCAATTTGCAGTTCACTTTATCTGCCTCATTTTCCTAGTCCGAGAAGCTGCCATTCGTTCACCTAG aaacgaTACCTTAGCTACACTACTTGCCCCGAATGATGACACGGGCATATCGTCGTCATCAAGTGAGGATGACGAAGATGGTGAGCCTTTCCAAGCGGATTTAGTCAACAGTACTGTCTATATAATATCTATGGCACTCCAGATATCTACTTTCGCCATAAACTATAGA ggaCATCCATACATGGAGAGCCTCTCCGAGAATAAAGCTCTCTTGTACAGCGTGGTCGGTAGTTCCTTGTGTATCCTAGGTTTGGCATGCGGGTTCTTGCCTGAAATATCAGCTCAATTCGAAATTGTTGATTTTCCAGAAGAC TTTCGGTTAATTCTGGTGCAAGTATTGTTTGCTGATTTTCTATTCGCGTACATTGTCGATAGAGTATGCCGGTGGCTGTTTGGCGAAGGAAAATACCAGAAGCTATGA
- the LOC124176210 gene encoding F-box/WD repeat-containing protein 5 isoform X1 yields the protein MCPPLFLPGPQISPGGKSSICGLERMTGISCYNYTENSDNHDIWWYLPDSVLLSIFQYLTPKELLTVGEVCRTWHRVCKDEFLWKDLFYQTYKIDPNVSIMPGKTSWLQEFKRLTYHTPLLETEVRKEHTNQVLHVSFSHNGQMFTTCSKDGYIIVWNSSYPASIKYHRDMKTFSWKYTQFSQFNSSDTLLLVSGVHFGTPHSTSGEIAVFSLEPGFELQCRVVNKPYDIFGTWYSERHLLSGDLHWLAHLVSTSVLWLNKASQESASEHVPIMNQLYRFYNSNASSIRAVMVANCLSPASPKTETQQNEPLTSDVREEKGNPPSHRELSSMSSNNGQQQTEEPEVLHHASSRLQYSTLEGGFLNWRRLGDGFEYASPIQYNENYRQVEIEKDTTDHSCENDDLTWEEESETTESSDGEDCDSDDLADSPEKYLIFTTGSKTYTPHQIGFKRIKPMSFPRRLDPGPSLKERIAQRERERERQNCRSPRTEPNWLDYNAVADKFDKVDHLIDLHGHVIGMSLSPDHRYLYVNTRPWPRGYVITNPLEPPPIAQEIDIHVIDLVTLKQVGTMLRAHKAYTPNHECFFIFLDVCNEYVASGAEDKHGYLWDRHYGVCLAKLPHSDVVNSVAFNPKDPEMLVTTSDDYTVKVWRSRSMVKELGLNEEMYRRGLEVRKRCRYHRSSCNVD from the exons ATGTGTCCTCCCCTCTTCCTTCCTGGCCCACAGATATCACCAGGAGGGAAAAGCTCGATCTGCGGTTTAGAGAGGATGACAGGCATCAGCTGTTATA ATTACACGGAGAATTCCGATAACCATGACATTTGGTGGTACCTGCCAGACTCCGTACTTCTAagcatttttcaatatcttacGCCAAAAGAGCTGCTGACAGTTGGAGAAGTATGCAGAACATGGCACAGGGTTTGCAAAGACGAATTCCTGTGGAAGGATCTCTTTTACCAAACCTACAAAATCGATCCGAACGTGAGCATTATGCCTG GCAAAACTTCTTGGCTTCAAGAATTCAAACGGCTTACTTACCACACTCCGTTGTTGGAAACCGAGGTCCGCAAAGAACACACCAACCAAGTACTGCACGTTAGCTTTTCGCATAATGGGCAAATGTTCACAACATGCTCCAAAGACGGCTACATAATT GTATGGAACAGTAGTTATCCAGCAAGTATTAAATACCATCGAGACATGAAAACATTTAGCTGGAAGTACACacaattttctcaattcaatTCATCCGATACCTTGCTTCTTGTATCTGGAGTTCACTTTGGAACTCCCCACAGTACCTCTGGAGAAATTGCAGTCTTTAGTCTTGAGC CTGGATTTGAACTTCAGTGCAGAGTTGTGAATAAACCCTATGACATATTCGGCACATGGTACAGCGAGCGACACTTACTAAGCGGAGATCTGCACTGGTTAGCACACTTGGTTAGCACAAGTGTGTTATGGCTGAACAAAGCTAGCCAAGAGTCCGCCAGCGAACATGTACCGATAATGAATCAACTGTATCG ATTTTACAACAGCAATGCATCCTCGATTAGAGCTGTGATGGTAGCTAATTGTTTATCCCCCGCATCGCCGAAAACTGAAACTCAGCAAAATGAACCATTAACTTCTGATGTCAGAGAAGAGAAAGGGAATCCACCAAGCCATAGAGAGCTATCCTCCATGTCTTCAAATAATGGTCAACAGCAGACTGAAGAACCTGAAGTTCTACATCATGCGTCATCCAGACTGCA aTACAGCACACTGGAAGGTGGGTTTCTTAACTGGCGAAGGCTCGGCGATGGGTTTGAGTATGCAAGTCCCATTCAGTACAACGAAAATTACCGACAAGTGGAAATCGAAAAAGATACGACAGATCATAGTTGCGAAAATGATGATCTGACGTGGGAAGAAGAAAGCGAGACAACAG AGTCATCAGATGGAGAGGATTGTGACTCTGACGATTTAGCTGACAGCCCGGAGAAGTATCTCATTTTTACGACTGGGTCAAAAACTTACACTCCCCACCAAATTGGTTTTAAACGTATCAAGCCGATGAGTTTTCCGAGACGTCTTGATCCTGGGCCTTCTCTAAAAGAGAGGATTGCCCAGCGAGAACGTGAGCGCGAGAGACAAAATTGCAGATCACCTAGAACCGAGCCTAATTGGCTGGACTATAATGCTGTCGCCGATAAATTTGACAAAGTAGATCATCTCATAGATCTTCATGGTCATGTTATCGGAATGAGTTTATCTCCAGATCACAG ATATTTGTATGTTAATACAAGACCGTGGCCAAGGGGCTACGTTATCACAAACCCGTTGGAACCACCACCAATTGCTCAAGAAATTGATATTCACGTTATCGATTTGGTTACTTTGAAACAAGTTGGTACAATGCTACGGGCGCACAAGGCTTACACGCCGAATCacgaatgtttttttatattcttagATGTGTGCAATGAATATGTTGCAAG TGGAGCAGAGGATAAGCATGGTTATCTTTGGGATCGACATTACGGAGTATGTTTAGCTAAACTACCGCATTCTGATGTCGTAAACTCTGTTGCATTTAATCCGAAGGATCCTGAAATGCTTGTAACCACCAGCGATGACTACACAGTTAAAGTTTGGCGAAGTCGATCGATGGTCAAAGAGCTGGGATTAAATGAAGAAATGTATCGCAGGGGATTGGAAGTAAGAAAACGATGTCGGTATCACAGGAGCAGCTGTAACGTTGACTGA
- the LOC124176210 gene encoding F-box/WD repeat-containing protein 5 isoform X2 translates to MDGTFNSAEGGQPLSSRNSFTDYTENSDNHDIWWYLPDSVLLSIFQYLTPKELLTVGEVCRTWHRVCKDEFLWKDLFYQTYKIDPNVSIMPGKTSWLQEFKRLTYHTPLLETEVRKEHTNQVLHVSFSHNGQMFTTCSKDGYIIVWNSSYPASIKYHRDMKTFSWKYTQFSQFNSSDTLLLVSGVHFGTPHSTSGEIAVFSLEPGFELQCRVVNKPYDIFGTWYSERHLLSGDLHWLAHLVSTSVLWLNKASQESASEHVPIMNQLYRFYNSNASSIRAVMVANCLSPASPKTETQQNEPLTSDVREEKGNPPSHRELSSMSSNNGQQQTEEPEVLHHASSRLQYSTLEGGFLNWRRLGDGFEYASPIQYNENYRQVEIEKDTTDHSCENDDLTWEEESETTESSDGEDCDSDDLADSPEKYLIFTTGSKTYTPHQIGFKRIKPMSFPRRLDPGPSLKERIAQRERERERQNCRSPRTEPNWLDYNAVADKFDKVDHLIDLHGHVIGMSLSPDHRYLYVNTRPWPRGYVITNPLEPPPIAQEIDIHVIDLVTLKQVGTMLRAHKAYTPNHECFFIFLDVCNEYVASGAEDKHGYLWDRHYGVCLAKLPHSDVVNSVAFNPKDPEMLVTTSDDYTVKVWRSRSMVKELGLNEEMYRRGLEVRKRCRYHRSSCNVD, encoded by the exons ATGGACGGTACATTTAATTCCGCTGAAGGCGGTCAACCGCTTAGCAGTAGAAATTCATTTACAGATTACACGGAGAATTCCGATAACCATGACATTTGGTGGTACCTGCCAGACTCCGTACTTCTAagcatttttcaatatcttacGCCAAAAGAGCTGCTGACAGTTGGAGAAGTATGCAGAACATGGCACAGGGTTTGCAAAGACGAATTCCTGTGGAAGGATCTCTTTTACCAAACCTACAAAATCGATCCGAACGTGAGCATTATGCCTG GCAAAACTTCTTGGCTTCAAGAATTCAAACGGCTTACTTACCACACTCCGTTGTTGGAAACCGAGGTCCGCAAAGAACACACCAACCAAGTACTGCACGTTAGCTTTTCGCATAATGGGCAAATGTTCACAACATGCTCCAAAGACGGCTACATAATT GTATGGAACAGTAGTTATCCAGCAAGTATTAAATACCATCGAGACATGAAAACATTTAGCTGGAAGTACACacaattttctcaattcaatTCATCCGATACCTTGCTTCTTGTATCTGGAGTTCACTTTGGAACTCCCCACAGTACCTCTGGAGAAATTGCAGTCTTTAGTCTTGAGC CTGGATTTGAACTTCAGTGCAGAGTTGTGAATAAACCCTATGACATATTCGGCACATGGTACAGCGAGCGACACTTACTAAGCGGAGATCTGCACTGGTTAGCACACTTGGTTAGCACAAGTGTGTTATGGCTGAACAAAGCTAGCCAAGAGTCCGCCAGCGAACATGTACCGATAATGAATCAACTGTATCG ATTTTACAACAGCAATGCATCCTCGATTAGAGCTGTGATGGTAGCTAATTGTTTATCCCCCGCATCGCCGAAAACTGAAACTCAGCAAAATGAACCATTAACTTCTGATGTCAGAGAAGAGAAAGGGAATCCACCAAGCCATAGAGAGCTATCCTCCATGTCTTCAAATAATGGTCAACAGCAGACTGAAGAACCTGAAGTTCTACATCATGCGTCATCCAGACTGCA aTACAGCACACTGGAAGGTGGGTTTCTTAACTGGCGAAGGCTCGGCGATGGGTTTGAGTATGCAAGTCCCATTCAGTACAACGAAAATTACCGACAAGTGGAAATCGAAAAAGATACGACAGATCATAGTTGCGAAAATGATGATCTGACGTGGGAAGAAGAAAGCGAGACAACAG AGTCATCAGATGGAGAGGATTGTGACTCTGACGATTTAGCTGACAGCCCGGAGAAGTATCTCATTTTTACGACTGGGTCAAAAACTTACACTCCCCACCAAATTGGTTTTAAACGTATCAAGCCGATGAGTTTTCCGAGACGTCTTGATCCTGGGCCTTCTCTAAAAGAGAGGATTGCCCAGCGAGAACGTGAGCGCGAGAGACAAAATTGCAGATCACCTAGAACCGAGCCTAATTGGCTGGACTATAATGCTGTCGCCGATAAATTTGACAAAGTAGATCATCTCATAGATCTTCATGGTCATGTTATCGGAATGAGTTTATCTCCAGATCACAG ATATTTGTATGTTAATACAAGACCGTGGCCAAGGGGCTACGTTATCACAAACCCGTTGGAACCACCACCAATTGCTCAAGAAATTGATATTCACGTTATCGATTTGGTTACTTTGAAACAAGTTGGTACAATGCTACGGGCGCACAAGGCTTACACGCCGAATCacgaatgtttttttatattcttagATGTGTGCAATGAATATGTTGCAAG TGGAGCAGAGGATAAGCATGGTTATCTTTGGGATCGACATTACGGAGTATGTTTAGCTAAACTACCGCATTCTGATGTCGTAAACTCTGTTGCATTTAATCCGAAGGATCCTGAAATGCTTGTAACCACCAGCGATGACTACACAGTTAAAGTTTGGCGAAGTCGATCGATGGTCAAAGAGCTGGGATTAAATGAAGAAATGTATCGCAGGGGATTGGAAGTAAGAAAACGATGTCGGTATCACAGGAGCAGCTGTAACGTTGACTGA
- the LOC124176210 gene encoding F-box/WD repeat-containing protein 5 isoform X3 codes for MDDYTENSDNHDIWWYLPDSVLLSIFQYLTPKELLTVGEVCRTWHRVCKDEFLWKDLFYQTYKIDPNVSIMPGKTSWLQEFKRLTYHTPLLETEVRKEHTNQVLHVSFSHNGQMFTTCSKDGYIIVWNSSYPASIKYHRDMKTFSWKYTQFSQFNSSDTLLLVSGVHFGTPHSTSGEIAVFSLEPGFELQCRVVNKPYDIFGTWYSERHLLSGDLHWLAHLVSTSVLWLNKASQESASEHVPIMNQLYRFYNSNASSIRAVMVANCLSPASPKTETQQNEPLTSDVREEKGNPPSHRELSSMSSNNGQQQTEEPEVLHHASSRLQYSTLEGGFLNWRRLGDGFEYASPIQYNENYRQVEIEKDTTDHSCENDDLTWEEESETTESSDGEDCDSDDLADSPEKYLIFTTGSKTYTPHQIGFKRIKPMSFPRRLDPGPSLKERIAQRERERERQNCRSPRTEPNWLDYNAVADKFDKVDHLIDLHGHVIGMSLSPDHRYLYVNTRPWPRGYVITNPLEPPPIAQEIDIHVIDLVTLKQVGTMLRAHKAYTPNHECFFIFLDVCNEYVASGAEDKHGYLWDRHYGVCLAKLPHSDVVNSVAFNPKDPEMLVTTSDDYTVKVWRSRSMVKELGLNEEMYRRGLEVRKRCRYHRSSCNVD; via the exons ATGGACG ATTACACGGAGAATTCCGATAACCATGACATTTGGTGGTACCTGCCAGACTCCGTACTTCTAagcatttttcaatatcttacGCCAAAAGAGCTGCTGACAGTTGGAGAAGTATGCAGAACATGGCACAGGGTTTGCAAAGACGAATTCCTGTGGAAGGATCTCTTTTACCAAACCTACAAAATCGATCCGAACGTGAGCATTATGCCTG GCAAAACTTCTTGGCTTCAAGAATTCAAACGGCTTACTTACCACACTCCGTTGTTGGAAACCGAGGTCCGCAAAGAACACACCAACCAAGTACTGCACGTTAGCTTTTCGCATAATGGGCAAATGTTCACAACATGCTCCAAAGACGGCTACATAATT GTATGGAACAGTAGTTATCCAGCAAGTATTAAATACCATCGAGACATGAAAACATTTAGCTGGAAGTACACacaattttctcaattcaatTCATCCGATACCTTGCTTCTTGTATCTGGAGTTCACTTTGGAACTCCCCACAGTACCTCTGGAGAAATTGCAGTCTTTAGTCTTGAGC CTGGATTTGAACTTCAGTGCAGAGTTGTGAATAAACCCTATGACATATTCGGCACATGGTACAGCGAGCGACACTTACTAAGCGGAGATCTGCACTGGTTAGCACACTTGGTTAGCACAAGTGTGTTATGGCTGAACAAAGCTAGCCAAGAGTCCGCCAGCGAACATGTACCGATAATGAATCAACTGTATCG ATTTTACAACAGCAATGCATCCTCGATTAGAGCTGTGATGGTAGCTAATTGTTTATCCCCCGCATCGCCGAAAACTGAAACTCAGCAAAATGAACCATTAACTTCTGATGTCAGAGAAGAGAAAGGGAATCCACCAAGCCATAGAGAGCTATCCTCCATGTCTTCAAATAATGGTCAACAGCAGACTGAAGAACCTGAAGTTCTACATCATGCGTCATCCAGACTGCA aTACAGCACACTGGAAGGTGGGTTTCTTAACTGGCGAAGGCTCGGCGATGGGTTTGAGTATGCAAGTCCCATTCAGTACAACGAAAATTACCGACAAGTGGAAATCGAAAAAGATACGACAGATCATAGTTGCGAAAATGATGATCTGACGTGGGAAGAAGAAAGCGAGACAACAG AGTCATCAGATGGAGAGGATTGTGACTCTGACGATTTAGCTGACAGCCCGGAGAAGTATCTCATTTTTACGACTGGGTCAAAAACTTACACTCCCCACCAAATTGGTTTTAAACGTATCAAGCCGATGAGTTTTCCGAGACGTCTTGATCCTGGGCCTTCTCTAAAAGAGAGGATTGCCCAGCGAGAACGTGAGCGCGAGAGACAAAATTGCAGATCACCTAGAACCGAGCCTAATTGGCTGGACTATAATGCTGTCGCCGATAAATTTGACAAAGTAGATCATCTCATAGATCTTCATGGTCATGTTATCGGAATGAGTTTATCTCCAGATCACAG ATATTTGTATGTTAATACAAGACCGTGGCCAAGGGGCTACGTTATCACAAACCCGTTGGAACCACCACCAATTGCTCAAGAAATTGATATTCACGTTATCGATTTGGTTACTTTGAAACAAGTTGGTACAATGCTACGGGCGCACAAGGCTTACACGCCGAATCacgaatgtttttttatattcttagATGTGTGCAATGAATATGTTGCAAG TGGAGCAGAGGATAAGCATGGTTATCTTTGGGATCGACATTACGGAGTATGTTTAGCTAAACTACCGCATTCTGATGTCGTAAACTCTGTTGCATTTAATCCGAAGGATCCTGAAATGCTTGTAACCACCAGCGATGACTACACAGTTAAAGTTTGGCGAAGTCGATCGATGGTCAAAGAGCTGGGATTAAATGAAGAAATGTATCGCAGGGGATTGGAAGTAAGAAAACGATGTCGGTATCACAGGAGCAGCTGTAACGTTGACTGA